The genomic DNA TAAAGTTCCATATAACGAACGTAAAATGGGATGGCTCAGTATAACAAATATTACTTTTGGTATTGCTACAGCAATATTCTACTTCCAGATAGGAAGTGTGATGGCACTGCAGTTCGGTGCAATTAACGCTCTGATTTCAGCGGCATATGCAATTGTCGTTGCCGGTGTAATGGGTACAGTTATTGTTTACCTTTCAGCGAGATCAGGCATGAACGTCAACTTAATGTCGCGGGGCGGAGGCTTCGGATACATAGGTGCGTCATTAACGTCTTTAATATATGCTTCCAACTTTATTATGTACTGTGCACTTGAAGGTATGATCCTCGTCTTTGCAGTACACGAATTCTTCCCTGTTATTCCGGTATGGCTGCTCATAGTCGTATTTGGAACTCTTGTTATTCCGCTTAACTGGTTTGGAATTAAACAGCTCGATAAATTACAAAAATGGTCATTGCCGATATTCTTTATATTCCTTTTTGCAGCAATAACCGTGTCATTTATGACACCGTCACAATACGATGCTCCGTTCTGGACTTACATGCCTGAAGGTATGCAGATTGGCGGAACAGCACTGTTACTGTGTATTGGAATGCAGCATGGAATTGTCGGATTAACTGCACTGATTGCATCAGATTATGCGCGTTTCTTAAAACCCGAACACATTAAAGGCGGTTCATTTGCGATTGGATTTATTCCACAGATTTTCTGTTACGGTGTAATGGGCGGACTTGGAATCTGGTTTG from Jeotgalicoccus saudimassiliensis includes the following:
- a CDS encoding purine-cytosine permease family protein, whose amino-acid sequence is MRSEETADHQIETTESDHSLSKVPYNERKMGWLSITNITFGIATAIFYFQIGSVMALQFGAINALISAAYAIVVAGVMGTVIVYLSARSGMNVNLMSRGGGFGYIGASLTSLIYASNFIMYCALEGMILVFAVHEFFPVIPVWLLIVVFGTLVIPLNWFGIKQLDKLQKWSLPIFFIFLFAAITVSFMTPSQYDAPFWTYMPEGMQIGGTALLLCIGMQHGIVGLTALIASDYARFLKPEHIKGGSFAIGFIPQIFCYGVMGGLGIWFGVRLNEPNPGVYIVHLLGIGGALFTMLTQVRINVTNIYSSSLSLSNFFENVVKFTPGRRFWVVVAGVIAMILMLGGITDHLDAALTFQGVFLMSWAAILVTDFVVVKRMMKIGPGHYEERQEYLYKWNPVGVWSLIISSLLGTIAALGYMGTFLQSTAAFFAALLAAVLTIVIASMTKGRYYLKTEVKDVDERDILVKTK